A region of the Microbacterium sp. SL75 genome:
GAGACGGCCCAGAACCGCGATCGCGTGCCGCCGGAGCTCCCCGACAGTTACCGCTGACGCGCGCGGGCGCGCACCGGGGGACGAATCCCGGCCCCGCCCGTGACGAATGTCATGCCCGTACTGTGGCGGGGGTGAGCGCTCCCGCACCTGTCCGTAGCCCCGCGGCCACGTACGCCCGCGACGTCCGCGTCACCTGGTGGTACACGGCCGCGTCGGTGATGTTCCTGCACGTCTTCGCGGTCTTCCTCTGGGCGTTCGTCGTGGTGATGCGGGGGACGCCGCTCGACGTCGTCCTCGCCCTGGTCGGGGCGGCAGGCTCCGTGGCATCCGGAGTCCTCCTTCTCATCCACTACCGGCGCGAGCCGTTCGACGACGCAGACGACTCCGCAAGGCGGCTGGTCTGGACGCCCGTGCTTCTGGGGATCGCGTCGGCGGTGCTGTTCGGTGTCGGGGCCGGGTCGCTGCTCGTCGCTGCGGCTCTCGTCGCGCAGGCGCTGTGCACGGTGAGGTGGCGGGGCGGCATCCGGGGGCGACTCGTCGCTCTCATGCTCGTCGTGGTGGTCGCTTCGTGGGTGATCGAGGCGACGCGCCTCAACCCCGACGGCTACGTCTCGCTGACCTTCGCGCTGCCGCTGTTCGTCACGATGCTCGCGCCGCTGACGGCGACCTCGCTCTGGTGGTGGGACATCGTGCGCGAGCTCGACCGCGCCCGCCGCGCCGAGGGGCGCCTTGCCGCAGCGCAAGAGCGCTTACGTCTCGCTGGCGACCTTCACGATCTGCAGGGCCACCACCTGCAGGTCATCGCGCTGCAACTCGAACTCGCCGAGAAGATGATGGGGCGGGATCCGGATGCCGCTGCCGAGCAGGTCCGCGCGGCTCGCGTGAGCGTCGACGAGGCGCGGCGCGGCACGCGCGATCTGGCCTCGCGATTCCGCGGCGTGCCCCTGCCCGACGAACTCGCCAACGCCGCCGATCTGCTGCGCGCCGCGGGCCTGACCGTCGACCTGCTGGTGGATACCGAGGCCGGACGCGCGCCCGCCGACGTGCTCGGGCCGGTGGTCCGCGAGACCACGACGAATGTGCTGAAGCACGGCGGCGGGGTGTCGGCATCCCTCTCCCTTTCCCGTCACGAGGGATCGTGGGTGCTGGTCGTCGAGAACGACTCGCGGGGTACCGCGTCTCCGGTCGGAGATGGGGCGGGACTGTCGGGGATCGTCGAGCGCGTCGGCCCGGTAGGAGGGACGATGGATGCCACCCGCCTCGGCGACCGATTCCGCATCACCGTTCGCGTGCCCGAGGAGGTGACGGCATGATCCGCGTACTCATCGCCGACGACGAAGACATGATCCGTACCGCGCTCGCAGCTCTTTTGCGGTTGGAGGACGACCTCGAGGTCGTCGCCGAATGCCGCGATGGCGAGAGCGCCGTGACCGAGGCGCAGCGGCTGAGGCCGGACGTCTGCCTGCTCGACCTCGAGATGACCGGGCTCGACGGCGTCGACACGGCCGCGAAGATCCTGCGGAGCGTGCCCTCGCGCTGCGTGATCGTCACGCGGCACGCGCGCCCGGGGGTGCTCCGGCGGGCTCTGGGCGCGGGAGTCAGCGGCTTCTTGCCGAAGTCGCGGCCGGCGGATGACGTGGCGGCGGTGATCCGCGAGGTCGCGGCGGGGCGCCGGTACGTCGACCCCGAGATCGCGGCCGATGCGCTGAGCGACGAGCGGAGTCCGCTCACCGACCGGGAGCTCGACGTGCTGCGCGCGGGAGCGCGAGGGCAGACGGTGGCCGAGATCGCGGCATCCCTCCATCTGTCGGCGGGGACGGTGCGCAACCACGTCTCGTCGGTGCTGGGCAAGCTCGGGCTGGCGAGCCGGCAGCAGGCGACGATCCACGCGCGCGAGCGGGGCTGGATCTAGCCGACGACCGTCGAGCCCGCGCGGGTCTCGTGCGGAGGCGACGATCGCTTCTGCCTCGTCTTCGCGCGGATGCAGCGTCGGCTCGGCGGGCCAGCAGAACGCGCTTCCGAGGCGATGGACGGGTGGGGTGCGACCGTCCGGCGCAGGGCGGAAGGGGCAGCCGCGCCGTGACGGGAGCGGCACGCGACCCCGTATCGTCGATGGTCGACAGCGGGGACGCGCGGGTCGGAACCGTGCGACGACGCACTCGTGCGAGAGAGGATGGATCTGATGGGCGAGGTTCGCTTGGTGGAGCTCGAGGCGGCCGACCGCCCCGCGTGGCTGACGCGGATGGAGACGGCCTTTGCTGCGGGCTTGCGCGATGCCGGGCTGAAGCCGGGGGAGCAGCCGATTCCCCAGGCGGACGAGATGGACAGGGTGCTGGACGCACCCGGCACCGAGACCCTTCAGATCGTGCGCGACGACCTGGTCATCGGCGGGGCCGCCGTGACAGCACCGGATGACGGGCGCCGCAGCCTCGAACTCTTCTTCATCGACGCCGGTCACCACGGTGGCGGGATCGGTGCGTCCGCGTGGCGGGCGATCGAGGCGCGCTACGCCGATACCGAGGTGTGGGAGACCGAGACGCCGTACTTCGACCAGCGCAACATCCACTTCTACGTCAACCGCTGCGGCTTCCAGATCGTGGAGTTCTTCCACCCGGGGCACCGCCCCCAGGCCGGGAGCGAGGGGGATCACCCCGGCCCCGACCGCATGTTCCGGTTCGAGAAGCGGATGCCGGTATGACCGGCGACCTGCCCCCGATCGAGTTCATGTTCACCGGGGCGGGACGCGACCGGATCGTCGCGGCGATCCGCGCGGGGGAGAAGACGGCGACCAGCTCGCTCGTGCGGGAGTATCTCGTCGCGGGGGAGCCGTTGCCGGCGGTCGGGGATCGGGGCGCCGTGGTCGACTCGGCCGGTGAGCCGGTGTGCGTCATCGAGACGACCGCAGTAGAGATCGTCGCTCTGCGGGACGTCTCGCTCGCCCATGCGCTCGACGAGGGCGAGGGGTACGCGTCCGTCGCGGATTGGCGCCGCGGTCACGTGCGGTTCTGGACCTCGGATGCCATGCGTGAAGAGCTCGGGAGTGCCTTCGTCGTCGACGACGACACGTCGGTGGTGTTGGAGCGGTTCGCGGTCGTGGGGTGAGCCTCGCGGTCAGTCGGCGACCGCGGCGACCGCTTCGATCTCGACCAGCTGATCGTCGTAGCCGAGGACGGTGACGCCCATCAGCGTGCTCGGCACGTCGTGGTCGCCGAAGGCGTCGCGCACGACCTCCCACGCGGTGACGAGATCGGCCTGACGGGTCGACGCCACCAGCACGCGGGTGCTGATCACGTCGGTGAGCTCCGCGCCGGCTGCGCGCAGCGCGCCTGTCATGTTGTCGATGCAGCTCGCGGCCTGCGCGGCGTAGTCGCCGACGCCGGCGGTCGAGCCGTCGGTGTTCAGCGGACACGATCCGGCGAGGAAGATCAGGCGGGCGTCGGCCGGAGCGGTGGCGGCGTAGGCGTACTCGGCGGCGTCCGACAGGGCGGCGGCGCGGATGAGGGTGACGGCAGAGGGCATGGGGGCTCCTGACGGCGAGGCGAATGTCGGGGGTCATCGCCAGACTAGGCGCATGCCTCTCTTCGCCGGTCGGGGGTCTTCAGCCCCGTCTAGTAGGGTTGTCGACTGGCGAAGATCTCTTGATATCGAGAGAGTTCGCCTCCTCCCACCACCGATCGCCCAGCGAAGGATTGTCCGTGGATCTCTACGAGTACCAGGCACGTGACCTGTTCGAAAAGTACGAGGTGCCGGTACTCGCCGGCATCATCGCCGACACCCCTGAGGAGGCGAAGGCGGCCGCTGAGAAGCTCGGTGGCGTTGTCGTCGTCAAGGCTCAGGTCAAGACCGGAGGCCGCGGCAAGGCCGGCGGCGTGAAGGTCGCGAAGACCCCCGACGAGGCGTTCGAGGCGGCCCAGGCCATCCTCGGCCTCGACATCAAGGGCCACGTCGTCAAGCGCGTCATGGTCGCAGCGGGCGCCCGCATCGCCAAGGAGTTCTACTTCTCGGTGCTGCTCGACCGTGCCAACCGCTCCTACCTCTCGCTCTCGAGCGTCGAGGGCGGCATGGAGATCGAAGAGCTCGCCGTCGAGCGTCCCGAGGCGCTCGCGCGCATCGAGGTCGACCCGATCGAGGGCATCACGCCCGAGAAGGCCCTCGAGATCGCCAAGGCCGCGAAGTTCGACGACGAGCTGGCTCCCAAGGTCGCCGACGTCTTCGTCAAGCTCTTCAACGTCTACAAGGGCGAGGACGCCACCCTCGTCGAGGTGAACCCGCTCATCCAGAGCGAAGACGGCGACATCATCGCCCTCGACGGCAAGGTCTCGCTCGACGAGAACGCCGGCTTCCGCCACCCCGACCACGAGGCGCTGGAAGACAAGGACGCGGCCGACCCGCTCGAGGCCAAGGCCAAGCAGCACGACCTCAACTACGTCAAGCTCGACGGCCAGGTCGGCATCATCGGCAACGGCGCGGGTCTGGTCATGTCGACCCTCGACGTCGTCGCGTACGCCGGTGAGAAGCACAACGGCGTCAAGCCCGCCAACTTCCTCGACATCGGCGGCGGCGCTTCGGCGACCGTCATGGCCGCCGGTCTCGACGTCATCCTCGGCGACGAGCAGGTCAAGAGCGTCTTCGTCAACGTCTTCGGCGGCATCACCTCGTGCGTCGCCGTGGCCGAGGGCATCGTCAAGGCTCTCGAGATCCTCGGCGACGCCGCGACCAAGCCGCTCGTTGTCCGCCTCGACGGCAACCAGGTCGAAGAGGGTCGTCAGATCCTCGCCGCCGCCAACCACCCGCTCGTCACCCTCGCCGCCGGTATGGACGAGGGCGCCGACAAGGCCGCCGAACTGGCCAACGCGTAAGGGATAGGGACAGAAACATGTCGATCTACCTCAACAAGGATTCCAAGGTCATCGTCCAGGGCATCACCGGCGGCGAGGGCACCAAGCACACCGCCCTCATGCTCAAGGCCGGCACCCAGGTCGTTGGTGGCGTGAACGCCCGCAAGGCCGGCACCACGGTCTCGCACAAGGACGCGTCCGGCAACGACGTCGAGCTCCCCGTCTTCGCCTCGGTCGAAGAGGCCATCCGCGAGACCGGTGCCGACGTGTCGATCGCGTTCGTGCCCCCGGCCTTCACGAAGGACGCGATGGTCGAGGCCATCGACGCCGAGATCCCCCTCCTCGTCGTGATCACCGAGGGTGTGCCCGTCGGCGACACCGCCGAGGCGTGGGCGTACTCGAAGGCCAAGGGCGAGAAGACCCGCATCATCGGTCCGAACTGCCCCGGCATCATCACGCCCGGCGAAGCGCTCGTGGGCATCACGCCCGCGAACATCACCGGCAAGGGCCCCATCGGCCTCGTGTCGAAGTCGGGCACCCTGACGTACCAGATGATGTTCGAGCTGCGCGACCTCGGCTTCTCGACCGCCATCGGCATCGGCGGCGACCCCGTCATCGGTACCACGCACATCGACGCCCTCGCGGCGTTCGAGGCCGACCCCGAGACCAAGGCCATCGTCATGATCGGTGAGATCGGTGGAGACGCCGAAGAGCGCGCCGCCGATTTCATCAAGGCCAACGTCACCAAGCCGGTCGTCGGCTACGTCGCCGGCTTCACCGCTCCCGAGGGCAAGACCATGGGCCACGCCGGCGCCATCGTCTCCGGCTCCGCCGGTACCGCCCAGGCGAAGAAGGAGGCCCTCGAGGCTGCCGGAGTCAAGGTCGGCAAGACGCCGTCCGAGGCCGCCGCCCTGATGCGCGAGATCATCGAGAGCCTGTAAGCAGCACTCTCTTCGGGGCCCGGATGCCATGGCATCCGGGCCCTTTCGCATGTCCGGCGGGGGCGGGGTGCGGCTGCGGGGTGCGGCTGCGGGGTGCGGCTGGCCTCGCGCGCGGCTGGGTTGCGTGCGTGCGACGACGGGGCGCGAGATCACGTGACTCCGCCGAGAACACACGCCCCGGCGTGTGCGCTCGTCCCGATCACGTGATCTCGGCGGCCGGGCCCGGGCTTGCCGCGCGAGGTCACGTGATCTCGGCGGCCGGGCCTGGGCTTCCCGCGCGAGGTCACGTGATATGACAGCGGGGCGGCGCCGCCGGGGCCGCATTGCGCGCCGTGCGGAGCACCGCGACAGAGAAGTTGCGCGCCGTGCGGAGCACCGCGACAGAGAAGGGGCCCGGATGCCGTGGCATCCGGGCCCCTTGATCGCACCGGCGTCAGCCGAGCAGGGCCTCGACCGGACCCCGGGCGAAGAAGACCACGAAGCCAGCGGCGACGATCCACAGCAGCGGGCTGATGCGACGCGCGCGACCCGACAGTGACTGGATCAGCACCCAGCTGACGAAGCCCGCGCCGATGCCGTTGGCGATCGAGTACGTCAGGGGCATCACGGTGACGGTGAGGAAGACGGGGATGAGCACCGACATGTCGCTGAGGTCGACGTGGCGGATCTGCGCCATCATCAGCGCACCGACGATGACCAGGGCCGCGGCGGCGATCTCGGTGGGGACGATGCTCGTCAGCGGGGTGAAGAACATCGCGAGCAGGAACAGCGCGCCGGTGACGACGTTGGCGAGCCCGGTGCGGGCGCCCTCGCCGATGCCGGAGCCCGACTCGATGAACACGGTGTTCGACGACGACGAGGTCGCGCCGCCCGCCACCGCGCCGATGCCCTCGATCACCAGCGCCGAGCGCAGTCGCGGGAAGGTGCCGTCGGGGGCGGCGAGGCCCGCCTCGCGGGAGAGGCCGGTCATCGTGCCCATCGCGTCGAAGAAGTTCGTGAAGACGAGGGTGAAGACGAGCATGAGGGCCGCCAGCACGCCGATGCGACCGAAAGAGCCGACCAGGTCGACCTGGCCGACCAGCGACAGGTCGGGGAGGCTGACCCACTGCGCGGGGAGCGTCGGAACGCTCAGGCCCCAGCCGCCGGGGTTGCCGTCGGCCTTCGCGCCGAGGCCCGTGACGGCCTGAACGATGACCGCGATCACGGTGCCCGAGAGCAGACCGATCAGCAGCGCGGCTTTGACCTTGCGCACCAGCAGCACGGCGGTGATGACGAGGGTCAGCACGAACAGCGCGGTGGGGATCGTCGTGATCGAGCCGCCGACACCGAGGCCGACCGGGGGCGAGCTGAGCCCGGTCGAGGTGACCAGGCCACTGTCGACGAAGCCGATGAAGGCGATGAACAGGCCGATACCGACCGTGATCGCGGTCTTCAAGGCGAGGGGCACCGCCTCGAAGATCATGCGGCGAAGGCCCGTGACCGCCAACAGCACGATGATGAGGCCGTTGATGACGACGAGGCCCATCGCCTCGGGCCAGGTGACCTGCCCGACGATGCCGACCGCGAGGAAGGAGTTGATCCCGAGGCCCGCGGCGAACGCGAACGGCAGGCGCGTGACCAGACCGAACAACATCGTCATGACACCCGCGGTGAGCGCCGTGACGGCGGCGACCTGCGAGAAGCCGAGAGCGTTGCCGGCGACGTCGGGCGTGCCCGAGAGGATGATCGGGTTCAGGATGACGATGTACGCCATCGTGACGAAGGTGACGACGCCGCCGCGGATCTCTCCGCCGACGGTCGAGCCGCGGGCGGTGATCTCGAAGAAGCGGTCGAGGCCGTTCTTCGGTTCGGGGACGGCCGTGGTCTCGGGAGCGGAAGCGCTCATGAAGGCTCCAGGAAAAAGGGGGAGGGGCTAGACCGGAGGGGAAGACGCCGACGTATCGTGTGAGCTATGTCACTCTCAGGCGAGTATCTACCCAGCACCAGCGAATGGGCCCGTCAGCAGGCGGAAACCTTCGAAGCCACGGGGGGCAAGGAGTCCGCCGACATGCGGGGCGTACCCATCATCGTCCTCACCACCGTCGGGGCCAAAACCGGCGGGCTGCGCAAGACCGCCCTCATGCGCGTCGAGCACGACGGAAAGTACGCGGTCGTGGCATCCAAGGGTGGGGCTCCCGAGCACCCCGCGTGGTTCTACAACCTGGTGAAGAACCCCCGCGTGGCCCTGCAGGACGGCGACGTGAAGAAGGAGTACGACGCGCACCAGGCCGAGGGCGCCGAGCGCGAGGAGTGGTGGGGCTACGCGACCGAGGTCTGGCCCGACTACGACGAGTACCAGAAGAAGACCGACCGGCGTATCGAGCTGTTCGTGCTCGAGCCGGTGGACTGACACCGGTCCGTGGCGCCCGTCGCCACCCGGTCGACCGGCATCGAATGTCCAAAACACCCGGACGTCGAAAAAATCTGTCCGGGTGTTTTGGACATTCAGCGGGGGAGCGGAACGACGCTCGCCGCACGGGCGCGGGAGAGTCGGAGACGGATGCCGCGGGCGAAAGCTCACACCACCCCCGCGCCCGCGTGAGAGAAACGTTCGCCGGGGGTAACGCGGGCGCGAGGGCGGGGGAAACCTCGGCTGCCTAGCGTCGGGGCATGGCCCGCTCGAACCCCGCAACCGGAACGAAACACGCCGCTGACGCCGCGGCAAACTCCGCCGCGTACTGTGACGGCATGCTCCACCCCGCCCCATCCGGGTCCGTCGTGGTCGTGGGTGCGGGAATGGTGGCCCACCGCTTCGTCGAGAGCCTCACCAGCCGCGACACCGAGGGCCGCTGGTCCGTCACGGTGCTGGGCGATGAAGCCCGCGGGCCGTACGACCGCGTCGGTCTCACCGGCATCTTCAGCGGAAAGACCCCCGACGACCTCGCCCTCGACCCCGCGGTTCTCGATCACGAGCGGGTGCGGGTGAAGACCGACGCGCGCGTCACGAAGATCGACCGCGCGGCACGCACCGTCACCACGGCGGGCGGCTCGACGCACGCGTACGACCGTCTCGTGCTGGCGACCGGCTCGTTCGCCGCCCGCCTGGCCCTGGACGGCTTCGACCACCAGGGGTGCTTCGTCTACCGCACGCTCGACGACGTCGCCGGCATGCGCGCCTGGGTCGCGGAGCGCTCGGCCCAGCTCGGACGGCCCCTGCGCGGCGCGGTCGTCGGCGGCGGTCTCCTCGGGCTCGAGGCCGCGGGGGCGCTGCAGGCCGAGGGCGTCTCGCCGTTCGTGCTGCAGTCGAACGAGCGCCTGATGTCTGCCCAGCTCGACCTGGGCGGGGCGCGCACCCTGCAGCGGCTCATCGAAGCGCGCGGCATCGAGGTGCGCACGAGCTCGGTGACGACCCGGGTGGATGCCGACAAGACCGGCGCCGTATGCGGCCTCGAGCTGCGCGACGGCACGTGGGAGGCCGTCGACATCGTGGTCTTCACGGTCGGCGTGCGGCCCCGCGACGAGCTCGCCCGTGCGGCCGAGCTGCGCGTCGACGCCCGCGGCGGGGTCGTGATCGACGAGGGCTGCGACACCTCGGACCCCGCGATCATGGCGATCGGCGAGGTCGCGAGCTTCGACGGGCAGTGCATCGGTCTGGTCGCCCCCGGGTACGCGATGGCCGAGGTCGCCGCGACCCGCCTGCTGGGCGGCGCGGCCGCCTTCCCCGGCTTCGACACCTCGGCCAAGCTCAAGCTCTCGGGCGTCGAGGTCGCGAGCTTCGGCGACGCATTCGCCGAGACGCCGAACGCGCTCGACGTCACCTACGCCGACCCGGTATCGGGCGTCTACAAGAAGCTCGTGCTGAGCGACGACGCGCAGACGCTGCTCGGCGGCATCCTGGTCGGCGACGCCTCGGCGTACACCGCGCTGCGCCCGCTCGTCGGTCGAGCGCTCGGCGGCGATCCGGCGGCCTACCTCATGCCCGAAGGCCTCGCCCCGGCCCCGCAGGGCGACCTGCCCGCCGACGCGATCGTGTGCTCGTGCAACGGCGTCACCGCCGGAACCGTGCGCGAGGCCGTCACCGAGCACCAGTGCGCGGATGCCGCCGAGGTCAAGGCGTGCACCAAGGCCGGGGCGGCGTGCGGCTCGTGCTTCACGCTCGTGAAGAAGCTCGTGGCGACGGAGCTGGCGGCATCCGGAAAAGAAGTCTCGAACGGACTGTGCGAGCACTTCTCGTTCACCCGGGCGCAGCTGTTCGACGCGGTCCGGGTCTCGGGGCTGCGCACCTTCACCTCGATCGTCGAGCGTTTCGGCACCGGGCGCGGCTGCGACATCTGCAAGCCGGCTCTGGCGAGCATCCTCGCGAGCCTGTACTCGGGGCACGTGCTCGACGGCGAGCTGGCGACGATGCAGGACACCAACGACCACGTGATGGCCAACATCCAGCGCGACGGCAGTTACAGCGTCGTCCCGCGCATTCCGGGCGGCGAGATCACGCCCGAAGGCCTGGTCGTGATCGGCGAGGTCGCCCGCGACTTCGGGCTCTACACGAAGATCACCGGCGGGCAGCGCATCGACATGTTCGGTGCCCGCCTCGACCAGCTTCCCGACATCTGGAAGCGCCTCGTCGACGCCGGGTTCGAGTCGGGCCACGCGTACGGCAAGTCGCTGCGCACGGTGAAGTCGTGCGTCGGATCGACCTGGTGCCGCTACGGCGTGCAGGATTCGGTGGGGATGGCCGTGCAGCTCGAGCTGCGCTACCGCGGCCTGCGCTCGCCGCACAAGATCAAGTTCGGCGTCTCGGGATGCGCCCGCGAGTGCGCCGAGGCGCGCGGCAAAGACATCGGGGTGATCGCGACCGAGGCCGGCTGGAACATGTACGTCGGCGGCAACGGCGGCTTCACCCCGCGTCACGCGGTGCTCTTCGCCGAGGGGCTCGACGACGACGGGCTGCTGCGGGCGATCGACCGATTCCTCATGTTCTACATCCGCACCGCCGACCGGCTGCAGCGCACCGCCCCGTGGGCGGCGGAGTACGAGGGCGGTCTCGAGGCGCTGAAGGGCGTCGTGTTCGACGACACCCTCGGCATCGCCGACGACCTCGACCGGGCCATGGCATCCCACATCGACGCCTACGAAGACGAGTGGGCCGCCACCCTCGCCGACCCCGAGAAGCTCAAGCGCTTCCAGAGCTTCGTCAATGCTCCCGACAAGGCCGACCCCTCGCTTGCCTACGTCGCCGAGCGCGGTCAGGCCCGACCCGCCACGGCCGAAGAACGCGCGTCGGGCGCCGTGCTCATCGGCGGAACGACGCTGGCGGTGCGCTCATGACTCTGATGGAGACGACTCCGGATGCCGGGACCCCGGCCGCGACGACGGGCTCGGCGTCGGCACAGGGCGACGGGTGGATCCGCGTCTGCCGCGTCGACGATCTGCTCGTGGAGCGCGGGGCCGCGGCGCTCCTCGGCGACCGGCAGGTCGCGCTGTTCCGGACGTTCGACGGCCGGATCTTCGCGACCGACCAGATCGATCCGTTCAGCGGGGCGGCGGTGCTCTCGCGTGGGATCGTCGGCGACCGCGGAGGAGTGCCCACCGTCGCCTCGCCCATGTACAAGCAGGTGTTCGACCTGCGCACGGGAACCTGTCTCGACACGCAGGGCAAGGACCCGCTGACGGTGGCCGTGCACCCGGTCGCGGTCGCCGAAGGGGATGTATTCGTGAAGCTCGAAGGGGACCCCCGATGATCGCTCTCGCAGGCCTCGACCTCACCGACAAGCTCGTCGTGTGCGTGGGCGGCGGCTCCGTCGCCGAGAAGCGCATCGCGCGGCTGCGTGCCGCCGGCGCCCGGGTACGGGTGATCGCCCCCGTCGCGACGCCGGGGCTCGCCGCGCTCGCCGCCGCGGGTGAGATCGAGTGGATCGACAGAGGATTCGCCGACACCGATCTCGACGAGGCCTGGTTCTGCCACACGGCCACGGGGGCGGCATCCGTCGACGCCGCCGTCGTCGCGGCGGCCAAAGCCCGCCGCGTCTGGTGCGTCAACGCGCGTCACGGCGGCAAGGGCACCGCGCGCCTGGCCGCCGAGACCACGAGCGGCGACGTCATGGTGGGCGTGGTCTCCACCGCCGGTGCCGACCCTCGCCGCAGCGTCGCCGTGCGCGACGCGATCGCACAGCGCCTCGCCGAAGGCGCCCTTCCGCTCCGCCGCCGACGCCGCCCGCTCGTGGGGAGCGTGGCACTCGTCGGCGGCGGTCCCGGCCCGATCGACCTGCTGACGGTGCGCGCCCGCGCTCTGCTGGCCGAGGCCGACGTCGTGGTGCACGACCGGCTCGGACCCACCGGCGTACTCGCCGAGCTCGGCGACGACGTCGAGCTGATCGACGTCGGCAAGCGCCCGCAGCATCACCCGGTGCCGCAGCACGAGATCAACGCCCTCCTCGTCGATCGAGCGGCGAAGGGCCTGCGGGTCGTGCGACTCAAGGGCGGCGATCCGTTCGTGTACGGCCGCGGCGGTGAGGAGGTCATCGCGTGCCGCGAGGCCGGCATCGCGGTCGAGGTCGTTCCCGGCATCTCGAGCGCGATCGCCGTGCCCTCGGCCGCGGGAGTGCCCGTGACGCACCGCGGCGTCGCCGGTACCCTGCATGTCGTGAACGGTCAGGAAACCCCGAGCGATGCGACCCTCGCCGCCCTGCGCGACGACAGCGCCACGGTCGTCGCGCTGATGGGCGTGAGCGCCCTGCCGCGGTTCGTGGCCGCGGCCCGCGCCGCCGGCGCTCCCGAGACGCGCCCCGTCGCGTTCGTCGAGAACGGCCACACACCCGCTCAGCGCACGATCCGCACCACGCTCGGTACGGCGATCCAGGATGCCGAGACGCACCGCCTCGCGAATCCCGCGGTGCTGGTGTTCGGCGAGGTCGCCCGGGCCGATCTTCTGCTGCCGGCCGCGTCGCCCGCGGCGGCTGCGGTATCGCTCCAGCCCGCTCACGCTCCGGTCCGGGTCGCGGCGCACCCGGAGGGCATCGGGTGACGACACCCGCGCGGACGATCAGCACGGTGCTCCAGGGGTGCACCGTGCTGCTCCCCGTCGACCGACGGTCGGGGGAGCTGTCGGCCGCGCTCGAGCGACACGGGGCGCGCGTGCGCGTCGCGCCGGCGCTCACGATCATCCCGCATGTCGACGACGACGAGCTGATCGCGCAGACGCGCTCGCTCGTCGCCGACCCTCCCGACGTCGTCGTGGCGACGACGGGTGTGGGGTTCCGCGCGTGGCTGGAGACAGCCGACGAGGCGGGCCTGCACGATGCGCTCGCTCCCGTGCTCGACGGCGCACGGATCGTCGCCCGTGGCCCGAAGGCGCGCGGCGCGATCCAGCAGGCCGGTTTCGAGGCCGACTGGGTCGCCGAGAGCGAGACGGCCGCCGAGCTGCGCGACTTCCTCGTGGCCGAGGGGATCGACGGACTGCACAT
Encoded here:
- a CDS encoding nitroreductase family deazaflavin-dependent oxidoreductase, which translates into the protein MSLSGEYLPSTSEWARQQAETFEATGGKESADMRGVPIIVLTTVGAKTGGLRKTALMRVEHDGKYAVVASKGGAPEHPAWFYNLVKNPRVALQDGDVKKEYDAHQAEGAEREEWWGYATEVWPDYDEYQKKTDRRIELFVLEPVD
- the nirB gene encoding nitrite reductase large subunit NirB; its protein translation is MLHPAPSGSVVVVGAGMVAHRFVESLTSRDTEGRWSVTVLGDEARGPYDRVGLTGIFSGKTPDDLALDPAVLDHERVRVKTDARVTKIDRAARTVTTAGGSTHAYDRLVLATGSFAARLALDGFDHQGCFVYRTLDDVAGMRAWVAERSAQLGRPLRGAVVGGGLLGLEAAGALQAEGVSPFVLQSNERLMSAQLDLGGARTLQRLIEARGIEVRTSSVTTRVDADKTGAVCGLELRDGTWEAVDIVVFTVGVRPRDELARAAELRVDARGGVVIDEGCDTSDPAIMAIGEVASFDGQCIGLVAPGYAMAEVAATRLLGGAAAFPGFDTSAKLKLSGVEVASFGDAFAETPNALDVTYADPVSGVYKKLVLSDDAQTLLGGILVGDASAYTALRPLVGRALGGDPAAYLMPEGLAPAPQGDLPADAIVCSCNGVTAGTVREAVTEHQCADAAEVKACTKAGAACGSCFTLVKKLVATELAASGKEVSNGLCEHFSFTRAQLFDAVRVSGLRTFTSIVERFGTGRGCDICKPALASILASLYSGHVLDGELATMQDTNDHVMANIQRDGSYSVVPRIPGGEITPEGLVVIGEVARDFGLYTKITGGQRIDMFGARLDQLPDIWKRLVDAGFESGHAYGKSLRTVKSCVGSTWCRYGVQDSVGMAVQLELRYRGLRSPHKIKFGVSGCARECAEARGKDIGVIATEAGWNMYVGGNGGFTPRHAVLFAEGLDDDGLLRAIDRFLMFYIRTADRLQRTAPWAAEYEGGLEALKGVVFDDTLGIADDLDRAMASHIDAYEDEWAATLADPEKLKRFQSFVNAPDKADPSLAYVAERGQARPATAEERASGAVLIGGTTLAVRS
- the nirD gene encoding nitrite reductase small subunit NirD; the protein is MTLMETTPDAGTPAATTGSASAQGDGWIRVCRVDDLLVERGAAALLGDRQVALFRTFDGRIFATDQIDPFSGAAVLSRGIVGDRGGVPTVASPMYKQVFDLRTGTCLDTQGKDPLTVAVHPVAVAEGDVFVKLEGDPR
- the cobA gene encoding uroporphyrinogen-III C-methyltransferase, with protein sequence MIALAGLDLTDKLVVCVGGGSVAEKRIARLRAAGARVRVIAPVATPGLAALAAAGEIEWIDRGFADTDLDEAWFCHTATGAASVDAAVVAAAKARRVWCVNARHGGKGTARLAAETTSGDVMVGVVSTAGADPRRSVAVRDAIAQRLAEGALPLRRRRRPLVGSVALVGGGPGPIDLLTVRARALLAEADVVVHDRLGPTGVLAELGDDVELIDVGKRPQHHPVPQHEINALLVDRAAKGLRVVRLKGGDPFVYGRGGEEVIACREAGIAVEVVPGISSAIAVPSAAGVPVTHRGVAGTLHVVNGQETPSDATLAALRDDSATVVALMGVSALPRFVAAARAAGAPETRPVAFVENGHTPAQRTIRTTLGTAIQDAETHRLANPAVLVFGEVARADLLLPAASPAAAAVSLQPAHAPVRVAAHPEGIG